The window CCCTTGTGTTCACAGGAATCCCCTCCATGGCCCAGGCTTGGGGATTGTGGGCTATTTTAGGGGCCGTGACGCTCCTGCTTTTCATTTCACTGGTTGCACACTTGTCCCAGTGGACAGGTTGTCGGAGCAAGAGTTATCAGAAGCAGGGACGGTGAGTGGGGAATGGCAGAGGGATGGGTTGATAGAGAGTTTCCCCTTACCAAGAAGCCCACTCATCCCCCAAACTCTGTGTTGCAGCTCTGAAGGGTCTGTGGAAGAGGTCCCCCTATATGGGAACCTGCATTACCTGCAGACAGGTAGGGAGCTGGCAGAGGGGATGAACACAGAGGTCAGATCCTGGGGTTGGagtgcaggggtggggaggagtgcTGGACCGGGATCACATAGGTGACGAGATTCCTGTTTCCTGTCCCAGGACGGCTGTCTCAAGAACCAGGGCCAGACCCTCAAGATTCAACCTCTGGAGGCCCTGCTAGGGTGGGTTCAGCTGTGGTtgaagaaggggagaggaaaggaggtGGGTCTTTCCTGAGGGTCCAGTGAGCTTCTAACAGCCTTGCATCCCCAGGCTGCAGAGGAGGTGATGCGCTATACCAGCCTGCAGCTTCGGCCCCCTCAGGGCCGGACCCCCAGCCCTGGGACCCCCATCAAGTACTCGGAGGTGGTGCTGGACTCTGAGCCAAAGCCCCAGGCCTCGGGCCCCGAGCGAGAGCTCTACGCCTCAGTGTGTGCCCAGACCCGCCGAGGCCGGACTTCCTTCCCGGACGAGGCCTACGCCAACAGCCAGCCTGCACCCACCTGAGAAGGAAGGCCTGGCACGGCGGGGCGTGCATGGCCCCAGCTTCCCCTGCTGCTGCCTGGTAGGGGTTGCAGGGGTTCCTACCACCTTGTCCAGGACATGGCTATTTCCCAGCCACCCTCAATGAAAAGCAGCCATTGCCCTGTCACAGGAGGTGACGTTCCCTGAGCTTCCTATCTGAGCTGTGAGGGAGACACCTCAGGGGAACATTAGGCCTCCAGTTCCTTGAAGATGAAAGAGGCAAAAGCGGCCCCCCACTGCCCGCctctttttttctatctgttcctcTCAGCCCTCAACCCCAGGTTCTCACTTCCCCCTCCTTCTGGATCCTCCTCGCTCCCCTCCCTTCACACTCTACCCCTTCCCCCCACCTCAGTGTCTCCTCAGGCACAGGATGtgggcagtgggggaggggtaaGAGCCTGAGAGGACGTGGGTGGGTACAACCCTTAGGCACCCTCATTCTGGAGGAGTCCTAGAGTCCAGGAATCTGAGAGACCCAAGGCTGGCTCTGACCTGGGAGTCCTGGCAGGAGAATACCAGTCTCCATCCTGCTACCTCTCTGTCATGTTCCCaacttttcaaataaaacttCTCAAAAAGGTTCATATTTTACCTACAGGGCTGCAGACCCGTAACAGGGCACATGGGGAGGGGTGTGTAAGCTTTGCTGTCTGCACAGAGCACTCCTGGGAGCGTCTGGCTGGGAAGAGAGGGCCAAGTGGGGTGGCTGCGACAGCACTGCGCTGGTGGGTGTTGGGTGGAAAGGTGGAGCCCGGCTCCTCAGCTGTTCTGGATAACGCTAGAACATCAGGATTTGCACTCACCTGGGGTCT of the Tamandua tetradactyla isolate mTamTet1 chromosome 2, mTamTet1.pri, whole genome shotgun sequence genome contains:
- the SIT1 gene encoding signaling threshold-regulating transmembrane adapter 1 produces the protein MSRVDNCTDLLLPGIPSMAQAWGLWAILGAVTLLLFISLVAHLSQWTGCRSKSYQKQGRSEGSVEEVPLYGNLHYLQTGRLSQEPGPDPQDSTSGGPARAAEEVMRYTSLQLRPPQGRTPSPGTPIKYSEVVLDSEPKPQASGPERELYASVCAQTRRGRTSFPDEAYANSQPAPT